From one Luteolibacter sp. SL250 genomic stretch:
- a CDS encoding permease produces MSCCTPKPEPEKRSCCSATPPEPSAADHSCHDEAPAADAADCCAPTRRIDWLLWGSLILLVVGLAGHFVSGGPVWWHKFSHASFEFLSKAWWGILVGIIAVGVIGRIPREIIASLLGQGGTLTGTIRAVFAGTLLDLCNHGVLMVAAQLYKKGASTGQTMAFLISSPWNSLSVTLILAAMIGWKWMLVFILLSMVIGVITGWTADRLVKAGKLPANPHQFTLPDDFRLRSALRDAGRAVKPTPSNIRGMVVDGFRESAMILRWIFFGIVLAGIIRAFVPDDLFSHYFGPTLLGLFLTLLATTVIEVCSEGSSPIAADLMARAAAPGNAFTFLMAGAATDYTEMLVLRETTKSWKIALALPLIATPQILLIGWLLNQ; encoded by the coding sequence ATGTCCTGCTGCACCCCGAAGCCCGAACCGGAGAAAAGGAGCTGCTGCTCCGCCACTCCGCCGGAACCATCCGCTGCGGATCACTCCTGCCACGATGAAGCACCCGCCGCGGATGCCGCCGACTGCTGCGCGCCGACGCGGAGGATCGACTGGTTGCTGTGGGGTTCCCTCATCCTGCTGGTGGTGGGGCTGGCCGGGCACTTCGTGAGCGGCGGCCCGGTGTGGTGGCACAAGTTCTCCCACGCCAGCTTCGAGTTCCTGTCAAAGGCATGGTGGGGCATCCTCGTCGGCATCATCGCCGTGGGGGTGATCGGCCGCATCCCGCGCGAGATCATCGCCAGCCTGTTGGGGCAGGGCGGGACGCTGACGGGCACCATCCGCGCGGTGTTCGCGGGCACGCTGCTGGATCTGTGCAACCACGGCGTGCTGATGGTCGCCGCGCAGCTCTACAAGAAAGGCGCATCCACCGGGCAGACCATGGCGTTTCTCATTTCCAGCCCTTGGAACTCGCTCTCCGTAACGCTGATCCTGGCGGCGATGATCGGCTGGAAGTGGATGCTGGTGTTCATCCTGTTGTCCATGGTCATCGGCGTCATCACCGGCTGGACCGCCGACCGTCTGGTGAAGGCGGGCAAGCTCCCCGCGAACCCGCACCAGTTCACGCTGCCGGATGACTTCCGGCTGCGGAGTGCGCTGCGTGACGCAGGGCGCGCGGTGAAGCCCACGCCGTCCAACATCCGCGGCATGGTCGTGGACGGGTTCCGGGAGTCCGCCATGATCCTGCGCTGGATCTTCTTCGGTATCGTCCTGGCTGGCATCATCCGCGCCTTCGTGCCTGACGACCTGTTCTCCCACTACTTCGGCCCGACGTTGCTGGGACTGTTCCTGACGCTGCTGGCGACGACGGTGATCGAGGTCTGCTCGGAAGGCTCCAGCCCCATCGCCGCGGACCTGATGGCGCGCGCCGCCGCACCGGGAAATGCGTTCACGTTCCTGATGGCCGGTGCCGCCACGGACTACACGGAGATGCTGGTGCTGCGTGAAACGACGAAGTCATGGAAAATCGCGCTCGCCCTGCCGCTCATCGCCACGCCACAGATCCTGCTCATCGGCTGGTTGCTCAACCAGTGA
- a CDS encoding metal-sensitive transcriptional regulator: MHRNCSDKAPLLARVKKIAGQTQGIARMIEEDRDCPEILHTITAVHSALRALEAKLLEDHVRHCVTDAATDPRQLETRLEEIVTLYKRRLS, from the coding sequence ATGCACCGCAACTGTTCCGACAAGGCACCGCTGCTGGCCCGTGTGAAGAAGATCGCCGGGCAGACGCAGGGCATCGCCCGCATGATCGAGGAAGACCGGGACTGCCCGGAGATCCTGCACACCATCACGGCGGTCCACTCCGCGCTGCGCGCCCTGGAGGCGAAGCTGCTGGAGGACCACGTCCGCCACTGCGTGACGGATGCCGCCACGGACCCCCGCCAGCTTGAGACCCGGCTGGAGGAGATCGTCACGCTCTACAAGCGCCGCCTTTCCTGA
- a CDS encoding DUF1552 domain-containing protein, whose amino-acid sequence MNPSPSLRSTRIELPGAGMSRRRFLRASGVAMTLPFLESLLPRALAAETPNASPDGVKRFVAIGAPLGFHTPFLFPETTGADYKPTKYLEPLQDHRDKFSVLSGLMHPDVDGGHAAEASFLTGAPHPSAPSFRNTISVDQYAAETIGHLTRYPSLSLSATSGNSLSISRSGVKVPPDVSPSRLYEKLFLEGSAKEKEKQVKRLQDGRSVMDLVMDDVKNVQRKVGRDDHETLDQYLTSVRDFEKRMVAAEEWTNKPKPKVDAPKPKDIEDRADFVGKMRLMYDLMFLALSRDSTRLITFVGAGGNEVVTLEGVDDGWHNLSHHGKDPEKIDMLAIIEREEFVLFAEFIGKMKAFREGQHSLLDQTAVVIGSSLGNASSHNNSNLPIVLAGGGFKHGQHLAFAEKEAPPLSNLFVSCLQHMGLEAESFSSGNGRLVGI is encoded by the coding sequence ATGAACCCGTCCCCGTCCCTCCGCAGCACCCGCATCGAGCTTCCGGGCGCAGGCATGAGCCGCCGCCGGTTCCTCCGTGCTTCCGGCGTGGCGATGACCCTGCCTTTCCTGGAAAGCCTGCTGCCGCGTGCGCTGGCGGCGGAGACTCCGAACGCCTCGCCGGACGGGGTGAAGCGTTTCGTCGCCATCGGCGCGCCGCTCGGGTTCCACACGCCGTTCCTTTTCCCGGAGACCACCGGCGCGGACTACAAGCCGACGAAGTACCTGGAACCGCTGCAGGACCACCGGGACAAATTTTCCGTCCTCTCCGGCCTCATGCACCCGGACGTCGACGGCGGGCACGCGGCGGAGGCCAGCTTCCTCACCGGTGCGCCGCATCCGTCCGCGCCCAGCTTCCGCAACACCATCTCCGTGGACCAGTATGCGGCGGAAACCATCGGCCACCTGACGCGCTATCCCTCGCTGAGCCTGTCCGCCACCAGCGGCAACAGCCTCTCCATCTCCCGCTCCGGGGTGAAGGTGCCGCCGGACGTCAGTCCCTCCCGCCTTTACGAAAAGCTCTTCCTGGAAGGCTCCGCGAAGGAAAAGGAAAAACAGGTCAAGCGCCTCCAGGACGGCCGCAGCGTCATGGATCTGGTCATGGACGACGTGAAGAACGTCCAGCGCAAGGTCGGCCGGGATGACCACGAGACGCTGGACCAGTACCTCACCAGCGTGCGCGACTTCGAGAAACGCATGGTCGCCGCCGAAGAGTGGACGAACAAGCCGAAGCCGAAGGTGGATGCGCCGAAGCCGAAGGACATCGAGGACCGCGCGGACTTCGTCGGCAAGATGCGGTTGATGTATGACCTCATGTTCCTGGCCCTCAGCAGGGACTCCACCCGCCTCATCACCTTCGTCGGCGCAGGCGGCAATGAGGTGGTCACGCTGGAGGGCGTGGACGATGGCTGGCACAACCTGAGCCACCACGGGAAGGACCCGGAAAAGATCGACATGCTCGCCATCATCGAGCGGGAGGAGTTCGTTCTCTTCGCCGAGTTCATCGGCAAGATGAAGGCGTTCCGCGAGGGACAGCACTCCCTGCTCGACCAGACCGCCGTCGTCATCGGCTCCAGCCTTGGCAACGCTTCCAGCCACAACAACAGCAACCTGCCCATCGTCCTGGCGGGTGGTGGCTTCAAGCACGGCCAGCACCTCGCCTTTGCGGAGAAGGAAGCGCCGCCGCTCTCCAACCTGTTCGTCTCCTGCCTCCAGCACATGGGTCTGGAAGCGGAGAGCTTCTCCTCCGGCAACGGCAGGCTCGTGGGGATCTGA
- a CDS encoding PEP-CTERM sorting domain-containing protein (PEP-CTERM proteins occur, often in large numbers, in the proteomes of bacteria that also encode an exosortase, a predicted intramembrane cysteine proteinase. The presence of a PEP-CTERM domain at a protein's C-terminus predicts cleavage within the sorting domain, followed by covalent anchoring to some some component of the (usually Gram-negative) cell surface. Many PEP-CTERM proteins exhibit an unusual sequence composition that includes large numbers of potential glycosylation sites. Expression of one such protein has been shown restore the ability of a bacterium to form floc, a type of biofilm.), whose protein sequence is MNPFLPLVGSAAVLLAGPLSAATLAVAFGGNYVTNANGSQTLQEGGFTPGGDPLQISPAANYTGPVIHGRMQVFSGTSGNANYRILNNGDLDRIELKTSDAVNNTGFLILFRQENFLNGLNTGNVGFDSTSSLRLNNVIYANQTADSGRIVLRQGTTYYISERVYTALGDVTTPNLTTLSYFAYDPATTIDPNSPTTAVSIVSGGMIQNVTEVGFYFEAQNSANAIRIQDIAINMVAIPEPTAAALLALAAPLCLRRRRRR, encoded by the coding sequence ATGAACCCATTCCTCCCCCTTGTCGGTTCGGCGGCCGTCCTTCTGGCCGGTCCACTTTCCGCCGCCACCCTCGCCGTGGCCTTTGGTGGAAATTACGTGACGAATGCCAACGGCAGCCAGACGCTCCAGGAAGGCGGCTTCACCCCCGGTGGTGATCCCCTCCAGATCAGCCCGGCGGCCAACTACACCGGCCCCGTCATCCACGGGCGCATGCAAGTCTTTTCCGGCACCTCAGGCAACGCGAACTACCGCATCCTGAACAACGGCGACTTGGACCGCATCGAGCTGAAAACGTCCGACGCCGTCAACAACACCGGCTTCCTGATCCTGTTCCGGCAGGAAAATTTCCTCAACGGCCTGAACACCGGCAACGTCGGCTTTGACTCCACCTCATCCCTCCGCCTGAACAACGTCATCTACGCCAACCAGACGGCGGACAGCGGCCGCATCGTGCTCCGCCAGGGCACCACCTACTACATCTCCGAAAGGGTCTACACCGCACTGGGCGACGTCACCACGCCGAACCTCACCACCCTCAGCTACTTCGCCTACGACCCGGCGACCACCATCGACCCCAACAGCCCCACCACCGCCGTCTCCATCGTCAGCGGCGGCATGATCCAGAACGTGACAGAGGTGGGCTTTTACTTCGAGGCCCAGAACTCCGCCAACGCCATCCGCATCCAGGACATCGCCATCAACATGGTCGCCATCCCGGAACCCACCGCCGCCGCCTTGCTGGCCCTCGCCGCGCCGCTCTGCCTGCGGAGACGAAGGAGGCGGTGA
- a CDS encoding ATP-binding cassette domain-containing protein, which translates to MGFHAGVSYLEIRDLHTHFSRSTGPWFARRKQEVRAVDGVSLEVQQGEILGLVGESGCGKSTLSRTLMQLIPATSGSVILNGENLSQLPRAEIRRRRLDFQMIFQDPYASLNPRMTVYSTLAEAVLQRHPGLKGKPELRQRVEALMATVGLDPRVMKKYPHEFSGGQRQRIAIARALAPEPKLVIADEPVSALDVSIQSQILNLIKKLQQDLGLTMIFISHDLGVVHYLADRIAVMYQGKIVEAGGAEEVFRQPKEAYTQRLLSSIPRLAV; encoded by the coding sequence ATGGGGTTTCATGCCGGTGTGTCCTATCTGGAAATCCGCGACCTCCACACGCACTTCAGCCGCAGCACCGGACCGTGGTTCGCCCGCCGGAAGCAGGAGGTGAGGGCGGTGGACGGTGTGAGCCTGGAGGTGCAGCAGGGGGAGATCCTCGGGCTGGTGGGTGAGTCCGGCTGCGGGAAGTCCACGCTTTCCCGCACCCTCATGCAGCTCATCCCGGCGACGTCCGGCTCCGTCATCCTCAACGGGGAGAACCTTTCCCAGCTCCCGCGCGCGGAGATCCGCCGCCGCAGGCTGGATTTCCAGATGATCTTCCAGGACCCGTATGCCTCGCTCAATCCGCGGATGACCGTCTACTCCACGCTGGCGGAGGCCGTGCTCCAGCGCCACCCCGGCCTGAAGGGAAAGCCGGAGCTGCGCCAGCGGGTGGAGGCGCTGATGGCCACCGTGGGCCTCGACCCGCGCGTGATGAAGAAATACCCGCACGAATTTTCCGGCGGCCAGCGCCAGCGCATCGCCATCGCCCGCGCCCTCGCCCCGGAGCCGAAGCTGGTCATCGCGGATGAGCCGGTGTCCGCGCTGGATGTCTCCATCCAGTCGCAGATCCTCAATCTCATCAAAAAGCTGCAGCAGGACCTGGGACTGACCATGATCTTCATCTCCCATGACCTCGGCGTGGTCCACTATCTGGCGGACCGCATCGCCGTGATGTATCAGGGGAAAATCGTCGAGGCGGGCGGCGCGGAGGAGGTTTTCCGCCAGCCGAAGGAAGCCTACACGCAGCGGTTGTTGTCATCGATCCCGCGGCTGGCGGTTTGA